In Kitasatospora sp. NBC_00240, the following are encoded in one genomic region:
- a CDS encoding class I SAM-dependent methyltransferase has translation MVNNEQPSRTALMSAAARAAHLLVDSAPPIFADPLARRLLGEQADELLGYHLAYGDHPVLSGARTAAATRSRYTEDRLAVLAAQGVDQYVILGAGLDSFAYRSEPTGRVRVFEVDRPATQHWKQAVLVRAGVVVPPSAAFVAVDFEQASARTLVDELVRAGFDPGRPALVSWLGVTMYLSREAIGQTLAAVGGLAPGTELVVEHLLPAELRDEAGQAYAEVVMAAAAEQGEPWRTFLGVEEMADLLGEFGLRPIGSVGQRETVPAAEWERSDSLRPFELSVLARASVPAR, from the coding sequence ATGGTGAACAACGAACAGCCGAGCCGGACGGCTCTCATGTCGGCCGCGGCGCGTGCGGCCCATCTCCTCGTCGACAGTGCCCCGCCGATCTTCGCCGACCCGCTGGCACGGCGGCTTCTGGGCGAGCAGGCGGACGAACTCCTCGGCTATCACCTGGCCTACGGCGATCACCCCGTCCTGTCCGGAGCGCGGACGGCGGCCGCCACCCGCAGCCGCTACACCGAGGACCGGCTGGCCGTACTGGCCGCCCAGGGCGTCGACCAGTACGTGATTCTCGGGGCGGGGCTGGACTCCTTCGCCTACCGGTCGGAACCGACCGGGCGGGTCCGGGTGTTCGAGGTCGACCGGCCGGCGACGCAGCACTGGAAGCAGGCCGTGCTGGTCCGGGCGGGAGTGGTGGTGCCGCCGTCCGCCGCCTTCGTGGCGGTGGACTTCGAGCAGGCGTCCGCCCGGACCCTGGTGGACGAGCTGGTGCGGGCGGGGTTCGATCCGGGCCGGCCCGCGCTGGTCAGCTGGCTGGGGGTCACCATGTACCTGAGCCGGGAGGCGATCGGGCAGACCCTGGCGGCGGTCGGCGGTCTCGCGCCCGGCACCGAGCTCGTCGTGGAGCATCTGCTCCCGGCCGAGCTGCGGGACGAGGCGGGCCAGGCGTACGCGGAGGTGGTCATGGCCGCGGCGGCCGAGCAGGGCGAGCCCTGGCGGACCTTCCTCGGTGTCGAGGAGATGGCCGACCTCCTGGGCGAGTTCGGGCTCCGGCCGATCGGGAGCGTCGGGCAGCGGGAGACCGTGCCGGCCGCCGAGTGGGAGCGGTCGGACTCGCTCCGGCCGTTCGAACTGTCCGTGCTGGCCCGCGCGAGCGTCCCCGCACGCTGA
- a CDS encoding ATP-binding protein: MTQIALLALAALSAAALVATGVLARARRRVTARARAAEERLTRTEERAREAEARLARSEEHGRTAEAGLARSEERGRTAEDRLARSEERLRAAEDGTRALLAEIGHLADERLPATALALAHPIAPVPGPKAPGRTGEHAERALQAVLDACVAAVTGERDRVDGAARATMRGAASKIQTLLYQIQSLVQQLQHDNDDPRLLEVDFRNEVALRRIQTVAVLCEAWPGLARTDSPLAEVVLGALSRVPGYARIKVANHLREERLAVVARAAEPLAVAIAELLANATAYSHPETEVPVTVQQGGRGALVVIDDSGIGMEDDQLGRAKRLLSGPSEVLLTELGNPPKAGFAVVGKLARQYGFTCHIEPSPYGGMRTIVRIPGALLTVVDAEQPLSVLTPLPVAAPLPAASRPPLAGPAAAPAREPEAATAAGNDPDPAPAATPAEQAVTPAGPAPTGPGALSPVPVGDGSELPSRRRRAPLPQQPTAAVDRPEARVAPERTPEQAAARWQALQDGTGSGRAAVASSEPSPSSEPSPTSETTRGAHQ, from the coding sequence ATGACGCAGATCGCGCTGCTCGCCCTGGCGGCCCTCAGTGCCGCCGCCCTGGTGGCAACCGGCGTGCTGGCCCGCGCCCGCCGGCGCGTCACGGCCCGGGCCCGGGCCGCCGAGGAGCGGCTGACCCGCACCGAGGAGCGCGCCCGGGAGGCCGAGGCCAGGCTCGCCCGCAGCGAGGAACACGGCCGGACCGCCGAGGCCGGGCTCGCCCGGAGCGAGGAGCGGGGCCGGACCGCCGAGGACCGGCTGGCCAGGAGCGAGGAGCGGCTGCGGGCCGCCGAGGACGGCACCCGCGCGCTGCTCGCCGAGATCGGCCACCTGGCCGACGAGCGGCTGCCGGCCACCGCGCTCGCGCTGGCCCACCCCATCGCGCCCGTCCCCGGACCGAAGGCCCCCGGCCGCACCGGGGAGCACGCCGAACGGGCGCTGCAGGCCGTCCTGGACGCCTGCGTCGCCGCCGTCACCGGCGAGCGCGACCGGGTGGACGGCGCGGCCCGGGCCACCATGCGCGGAGCGGCCTCCAAGATCCAGACCCTGCTGTACCAGATCCAGAGCCTGGTCCAGCAGTTGCAGCACGACAACGACGACCCCCGACTGCTCGAGGTGGACTTCCGCAACGAGGTCGCGCTGCGCCGCATCCAGACCGTGGCCGTCCTCTGCGAGGCCTGGCCCGGGCTGGCCCGGACGGACTCCCCGCTGGCCGAGGTGGTGCTGGGCGCGCTGTCCCGGGTGCCCGGCTACGCCCGGATCAAGGTCGCCAACCACCTGCGGGAGGAGCGGCTGGCCGTGGTCGCCCGCGCCGCCGAACCGCTCGCCGTCGCGATCGCCGAGCTGCTCGCCAACGCCACCGCCTACTCCCACCCGGAGACCGAGGTCCCGGTGACCGTCCAGCAGGGCGGGCGCGGGGCGCTGGTGGTCATCGACGACAGCGGGATCGGCATGGAGGACGACCAGTTGGGTCGGGCCAAGCGGCTGCTCTCCGGCCCGTCCGAGGTGCTTCTCACCGAGCTCGGCAACCCGCCGAAGGCCGGCTTCGCGGTCGTCGGCAAGCTCGCCCGCCAGTACGGCTTCACCTGCCACATCGAGCCGTCCCCGTACGGCGGGATGCGGACCATCGTGCGGATTCCCGGTGCGCTGCTGACCGTGGTGGATGCCGAGCAGCCGCTCTCCGTGCTGACGCCGCTGCCGGTGGCCGCACCGCTGCCGGCTGCGAGCCGGCCACCGCTGGCCGGTCCGGCTGCGGCGCCGGCTCGCGAGCCCGAGGCGGCCACGGCTGCCGGCAACGACCCCGACCCCGCGCCGGCCGCGACTCCTGCCGAACAGGCTGTCACCCCCGCCGGACCAGCCCCCACCGGGCCCGGCGCCCTGTCGCCCGTACCGGTCGGCGACGGCAGCGAGCTGCCCAGCCGTCGCCGGCGGGCGCCGCTGCCGCAGCAGCCGACCGCCGCCGTGGACCGGCCCGAGGCCCGGGTCGCCCCGGAGCGAACCCCCGAGCAGGCCGCCGCGCGCTGGCAGGCCCTGCAGGACGGCACCGGCTCCGGGCGGGCCGCCGTCGCCTCGTCCGAACCCAGCCCCTCGTCCGAACCCAGCCCCACGTCCGAGACCACCCGAGGAGCCCACCAGTGA
- a CDS encoding putative PEP-binding protein produces the protein MNGRRVQGFLLTGGTESVLRGTCNRTRSPLEGSILVAPSLEAGLYEAIVAARAVVCGAGGLTGHMQSICRGRGIPVLRVDQADLDDLVGEVTLYLESQSIVIGSESAAGAPDPGAGGPLLDRLGAACAVIADLQDIETINACGPNAQQVDTFFIREEFLCLAAGLRPLDSLDGGHAAIELYGRAVAGRLCTFVEALLPGQRLVLRLLDLRSDHAAGVTELAPVAVEPNPELGLHGARWLLGSAAYREALHAVLRSLRERLGKDADRVHLSVPFVNDAEEFAQLREHLRLPPEVPLSAFVETPAAVHATAEICAAGASELFVGTKDLVQFYLAADRSNHLVAESYQTRHPAVMDGLRRVVESAQVSGTPVRVFSLGSDLDHYLERLPTPNGYMMCTAELRQVLLQPQF, from the coding sequence TTGAACGGGCGACGAGTTCAGGGATTCCTGCTGACCGGTGGTACGGAGAGTGTGTTGCGAGGCACTTGTAACCGCACGAGAAGTCCACTTGAGGGGTCCATCCTCGTCGCCCCTTCGCTGGAGGCGGGATTGTACGAAGCGATCGTGGCGGCGCGGGCCGTCGTCTGCGGCGCGGGCGGACTGACCGGCCACATGCAGTCCATCTGCCGGGGCAGGGGAATTCCCGTGCTCCGCGTCGACCAGGCCGATCTCGACGACCTGGTCGGCGAGGTGACGCTGTACCTGGAGAGCCAGTCGATCGTGATCGGGTCCGAAAGCGCGGCCGGGGCCCCCGACCCGGGTGCCGGGGGCCCGCTGCTGGACAGGCTCGGCGCGGCCTGCGCGGTCATCGCGGACCTGCAGGACATCGAGACGATCAACGCCTGCGGGCCCAACGCCCAGCAGGTCGACACCTTCTTCATCCGGGAGGAGTTCCTCTGCCTGGCCGCGGGCCTGCGGCCGCTCGACTCGCTGGACGGCGGCCACGCCGCCATCGAGCTCTACGGCCGGGCCGTCGCCGGGCGGTTGTGCACCTTCGTGGAAGCGCTGCTGCCCGGCCAGCGGCTGGTCCTCAGGCTGCTCGACCTGCGCTCCGACCACGCCGCCGGCGTCACCGAACTGGCCCCCGTCGCGGTCGAACCCAACCCCGAACTGGGCCTGCACGGCGCTCGCTGGCTGCTCGGGTCGGCCGCCTACCGGGAGGCGCTGCACGCCGTGCTGCGGTCCCTCCGGGAGCGGCTCGGCAAGGACGCCGACCGGGTGCACCTCTCCGTCCCGTTCGTCAACGACGCGGAGGAGTTCGCCCAGCTCCGGGAGCACCTGCGACTGCCGCCCGAGGTGCCGCTGTCCGCGTTCGTCGAGACGCCCGCGGCGGTGCACGCCACCGCGGAGATCTGCGCCGCCGGAGCCAGTGAGCTGTTCGTCGGCACCAAGGACCTGGTGCAGTTCTACCTGGCCGCGGACCGGAGCAACCACCTGGTGGCCGAGTCCTACCAGACCCGGCACCCGGCCGTGATGGACGGGCTGCGCAGGGTGGTGGAGTCCGCGCAGGTGTCGGGGACCCCGGTGCGGGTGTTCTCGCTGGGGTCGGACCTCGACCACTACCTGGAACGGCTGCCGACCCCGAACGGCTACATGATGTGCACCGCGGAACTCCGGCAGGTGCTTCTGCAGCCGCAGTTCTGA
- a CDS encoding SDR family oxidoreductase — protein MAEALAGKVALVAGATRGAGRAIAVQLGTAGATVYVTGRSTAGRPSEYNRPETVEETAALVTAAGGHGVAVVTDHLVPAQVEALVRRIEAEQGRLDVLVNDIWGGELLFEWDSTVWEHDLDNGLRLLRLAVETHAVTSHYALPLLLRNPGGLVVEMTDGTAEYNRSRYRVSFFYDIAKSSVLRMAFALGHELGPRGATAVALTPGWLRSEMMLDNFGVTEENWRDALEQVPHFCISETPAYVGRAVVALATDPERARWNGESLSSAQLAREYGFTDLDGSRPDAWRYLVEVQDPDLPADATGYR, from the coding sequence ATGGCAGAGGCACTCGCCGGGAAGGTCGCCCTGGTGGCCGGGGCGACCCGGGGAGCGGGGCGGGCGATCGCCGTCCAGCTCGGCACCGCCGGCGCCACCGTCTACGTCACCGGCCGCAGCACCGCGGGCCGGCCCTCGGAGTACAACCGGCCGGAGACCGTGGAGGAGACCGCCGCCCTGGTCACGGCCGCGGGCGGGCACGGCGTCGCGGTGGTCACCGACCACCTGGTGCCGGCGCAGGTCGAGGCCCTGGTCCGGCGGATCGAGGCGGAGCAGGGCCGGCTGGACGTCCTGGTGAACGACATCTGGGGCGGCGAACTGCTCTTCGAGTGGGACAGCACCGTCTGGGAGCACGACCTCGACAACGGACTGCGGCTGCTGCGCCTCGCCGTCGAGACCCACGCCGTCACCAGTCACTACGCGCTGCCGCTGCTGCTGCGCAACCCCGGCGGGCTGGTGGTCGAGATGACCGACGGCACCGCCGAGTACAACCGGAGCAGGTACCGGGTCTCCTTTTTTTACGACATCGCCAAGTCCTCGGTGCTGCGGATGGCCTTCGCGCTCGGCCATGAACTCGGCCCGCGCGGCGCCACCGCCGTCGCGCTCACCCCCGGCTGGCTGCGCTCGGAGATGATGCTCGACAACTTCGGTGTCACCGAGGAGAACTGGCGCGACGCGCTGGAGCAGGTCCCGCACTTCTGCATCTCCGAGACTCCCGCGTACGTCGGCCGGGCCGTGGTCGCCCTGGCCACCGACCCGGAGCGCGCCCGCTGGAACGGCGAGTCGCTCTCCAGCGCGCAGCTCGCCCGCGAGTACGGCTTCACCGACCTGGACGGCAGCCGGCCGGACGCCTGGCGCTACCTGGTGGAGGTCCAGGACCCGGACCTGCCGGCCGACGCCACCGGCTACCGCTGA
- a CDS encoding FAD-dependent oxidoreductase, giving the protein MGTSATPATAAESAVANGAVSFWYAETGLPEPRPRLAGPAEVDVCIVGGGFTGLWTAYYLKKADPSLRVTVLERRFCGYGASGRNGGWLYSGFAGRGVFARRYGRDAAIGMQRAMNDAVDEVIRVAATEGIEADIVKGGVLEVARNPAQLARLKAFVAQEHAYGQQDQVLLGAAESAARIGVAGALGGSWGPHGARIQPVKLLRGLARVCEALGVTVHEATPVSEIRPGSGTVPARALTPYGAVSARFVLRATEGFTAGLRGERRTWLPMNSSMIVTDPLPPEFWAGAGWEGRETLGDMAHAYMYAQRTADDRIALGGRGVPYRFGSRVDHDGATRQRTVEQLRDILLRFFPAAGAYVGPRAGVAHAWSGVLGVPRDWCSTVELDPASGLGWAGGYVGSGVTTTNLAARTLRDLVLRESAGPGAAADTALTALPWVGHAVRRWEPEPLRWLGVHGMYAAYHAADRQESGGRAGTSPIARIADVVSGRH; this is encoded by the coding sequence GTGGGCACCTCCGCCACACCCGCCACCGCCGCCGAGTCCGCCGTCGCGAACGGGGCGGTCTCGTTCTGGTACGCCGAGACCGGATTGCCTGAACCCCGGCCACGGCTGGCCGGCCCGGCCGAGGTCGACGTGTGCATCGTCGGCGGCGGGTTCACCGGCCTGTGGACCGCCTACTACCTGAAGAAGGCGGACCCGTCCCTGCGGGTCACCGTGCTGGAGCGGCGGTTCTGCGGCTACGGCGCGTCGGGGCGCAACGGCGGCTGGCTGTACAGCGGCTTCGCCGGCCGCGGTGTCTTCGCCCGCCGGTACGGCCGGGACGCGGCGATCGGCATGCAGCGGGCGATGAACGACGCGGTCGACGAGGTGATCCGGGTCGCGGCCACCGAGGGCATCGAGGCCGACATCGTCAAGGGCGGCGTGCTGGAGGTGGCCCGCAACCCCGCTCAGCTGGCGCGGCTCAAGGCCTTCGTCGCCCAGGAGCATGCCTACGGCCAGCAGGACCAGGTGCTGCTGGGGGCGGCGGAGTCGGCGGCCAGGATCGGCGTCGCGGGCGCCCTGGGCGGCAGCTGGGGGCCGCACGGCGCGCGGATCCAGCCGGTGAAGCTGCTGCGCGGCCTGGCCCGGGTCTGCGAGGCGCTGGGGGTGACCGTCCACGAGGCCACACCGGTCTCCGAGATCCGGCCGGGCAGCGGCACGGTCCCGGCCCGCGCGCTCACCCCGTACGGCGCCGTGTCGGCCCGCTTCGTGCTGCGGGCGACCGAGGGCTTCACGGCCGGGCTGCGCGGGGAGCGGCGGACCTGGCTGCCGATGAACTCCTCGATGATCGTCACCGACCCGCTGCCGCCGGAGTTCTGGGCCGGCGCGGGCTGGGAGGGCCGCGAGACCCTCGGCGACATGGCGCACGCCTACATGTACGCGCAGCGCACCGCCGACGACCGGATCGCCCTCGGCGGGCGCGGGGTGCCCTACCGATTCGGTTCGCGGGTCGACCACGACGGGGCCACCCGGCAGCGGACGGTCGAGCAGCTTCGGGACATCCTGCTGCGCTTCTTCCCCGCGGCCGGCGCGTACGTCGGCCCCCGCGCCGGGGTGGCGCACGCCTGGTCGGGCGTGCTCGGCGTGCCGCGCGACTGGTGCTCGACGGTGGAGCTCGACCCGGCCTCCGGCCTGGGCTGGGCCGGCGGGTACGTGGGCAGCGGCGTCACCACCACCAACCTGGCCGCCCGGACCTTGCGCGACCTGGTGCTGCGCGAGTCCGCGGGCCCCGGCGCCGCGGCGGACACCGCCCTCACCGCGCTGCCCTGGGTCGGGCACGCGGTGCGCCGCTGGGAGCCCGAGCCGCTGCGCTGGCTCGGCGTGCACGGGATGTACGCCGCCTACCACGCCGCCGACCGGCAGGAGAGCGGCGGCCGGGCCGGCACCTCGCCGATCGCCCGGATCGCGGACGTGGTCTCCGGGCGGCACTGA
- a CDS encoding roadblock/LC7 domain-containing protein — protein sequence MSTSRPPVTDEISWVLTPLLELPGVLHAVIATGDGLVEGASKDLSRASAERVAAMTATVHAAARAFTTAFTDVEQPKLAQTVVESDLGFAVVVPAGQNTSLAVFAAPDAQLGNVAYQMQVQVAALSRAMASPARQQDAVART from the coding sequence GTGAGCACGTCCCGACCTCCCGTCACCGACGAGATCTCCTGGGTGCTGACCCCGCTGCTGGAGCTGCCCGGGGTGCTGCACGCCGTCATCGCCACCGGAGACGGCCTCGTCGAGGGTGCCTCGAAGGACCTCAGCCGGGCCTCCGCCGAGCGGGTCGCCGCGATGACGGCCACCGTGCACGCCGCCGCCCGCGCGTTCACCACCGCGTTCACCGACGTGGAGCAGCCGAAGCTGGCCCAGACCGTGGTGGAGTCCGACCTCGGGTTCGCCGTGGTCGTTCCGGCGGGGCAGAACACCTCGCTGGCCGTCTTCGCCGCGCCGGACGCCCAACTCGGCAACGTCGCCTACCAGATGCAGGTCCAGGTCGCGGCCCTCTCCCGGGCGATGGCCAGCCCGGCCCGGCAACAGGACGCCGTCGCCCGAACATGA
- a CDS encoding ATP/GTP-binding protein, with protein sequence MDSAASGSRIGYLPDRDQILMKMLVAGPFGVGKTTLIRTLSEIPTLHTEEVMTETAAPVDDVAGLPDKTTTTVAVDFGRLTLPGEVVLYLFGTPGQRRFFPLWQDIARGALGALVLADTRRLAESFEIMDMVEEQGLPYAVAVNCFPDAPAHSAEVLRGHLDLHPDTPLVLCDARDRATSVEALIALAEHVLHSLPSLPQEQR encoded by the coding sequence ATGGACTCCGCAGCCTCCGGTAGCCGGATCGGCTACCTGCCCGACCGGGACCAGATCCTGATGAAGATGCTGGTCGCCGGCCCGTTCGGGGTCGGCAAGACCACCCTCATCCGGACCTTGTCCGAGATCCCCACCCTGCACACCGAGGAGGTGATGACCGAGACCGCCGCCCCGGTGGACGACGTCGCCGGCCTGCCCGACAAGACCACCACCACCGTCGCGGTCGACTTCGGCCGCCTCACCCTGCCCGGCGAGGTGGTGCTCTACCTCTTCGGCACCCCCGGCCAGCGCCGGTTCTTCCCGCTCTGGCAGGACATCGCGCGCGGCGCCCTCGGCGCGCTCGTGCTGGCCGACACCCGCCGGCTGGCCGAGTCCTTCGAGATCATGGACATGGTGGAGGAGCAGGGCCTGCCGTACGCGGTCGCGGTCAACTGCTTCCCGGACGCGCCCGCGCACTCCGCCGAGGTGCTGCGCGGGCACCTCGACCTGCACCCCGACACCCCGTTGGTGCTGTGCGACGCCCGTGACCGCGCCACCAGCGTCGAGGCGCTGATCGCCTTGGCCGAACACGTCCTGCACAGCCTGCCCAGCCTGCCCCAGGAGCAGCGGTGA
- a CDS encoding carboxyl transferase domain-containing protein, whose translation MTGRPGLTARQFVGLLADPGSFDCWDEPVGHPAADPAYLASLARARDRTGLDEAVTTGRVLLAGRPVALVASEFGFLGGSIGVTTAERITRAVERATAEGLPLIALPVSGGTRMQEGSAAFLCMLRVTAAVQAHQAAGLPYLTYLRNPTMGGVFASWGTLGHLVLAEPGARLGFLGPRVYEELRGVPLPDGVQSAETLAGRGLVDAVVAPSELRDVLRRLLSLLCDRPAGPRADGPQPAGTRPDPGPQAPVPDAPDAWDSVRRSRDPHRPGARELLQHAATRPVLLESPAGPHGPQRALVRALAEFDGRPALVVGQQRRTGPQELPFTAADLRAVRRTAQQAEQLGLPLVTVVDTAGAELSAQAELDGVAVEIAHCLTTLLALRTPVLAVLLGQGSGGGALALLPADRVIAARHAWLAPLPPEGASAIVHRDGDHAAELARAQGIGAYDLAAVGLVDLVIPELPDAAEESEAFCVRVGHAVGAALTELAAVPPTDRAAERRLRHRRLGDTVR comes from the coding sequence ATGACCGGCCGGCCCGGCCTCACAGCCCGCCAGTTCGTCGGCCTGCTCGCCGACCCGGGCAGTTTCGACTGCTGGGACGAACCGGTCGGCCACCCGGCGGCCGACCCCGCCTACCTGGCCTCGCTGGCCCGGGCGCGGGACCGGACCGGCCTGGACGAGGCCGTGACCACCGGGCGGGTCCTGCTGGCCGGGCGGCCGGTGGCCCTGGTGGCCTCCGAGTTCGGCTTCCTGGGCGGCTCGATCGGGGTGACCACGGCCGAACGGATCACCCGGGCCGTGGAGCGGGCCACCGCCGAGGGCCTGCCCCTGATCGCGCTGCCCGTCTCCGGCGGCACCCGGATGCAGGAGGGCTCGGCGGCGTTCCTCTGCATGCTCCGGGTCACCGCCGCCGTCCAGGCCCACCAGGCCGCCGGCCTGCCGTACCTCACCTACCTGCGCAACCCGACCATGGGCGGCGTCTTCGCCTCCTGGGGCACCCTGGGCCACCTGGTGCTGGCCGAGCCGGGCGCCCGGCTCGGGTTCCTCGGGCCGCGGGTGTACGAGGAACTGCGCGGCGTCCCGTTGCCGGACGGCGTTCAGTCGGCCGAGACCCTGGCCGGTCGCGGGCTGGTGGACGCCGTGGTCGCGCCGAGCGAGCTGCGGGACGTGTTGCGCCGGCTGCTGTCCCTGCTCTGCGACCGGCCCGCCGGCCCGCGCGCGGACGGCCCGCAGCCTGCCGGGACCCGGCCCGACCCCGGACCACAGGCTCCCGTGCCGGACGCCCCCGACGCCTGGGACTCCGTGCGGCGCAGTCGGGACCCGCACCGGCCGGGCGCCCGGGAGTTGCTGCAGCACGCGGCCACCAGGCCGGTCCTGCTGGAGTCCCCGGCCGGGCCGCACGGCCCGCAGCGGGCGCTGGTCCGCGCGCTCGCCGAGTTCGACGGGCGGCCGGCCCTGGTGGTCGGGCAGCAGCGCCGGACCGGCCCGCAGGAGCTGCCCTTCACCGCGGCCGATCTGCGCGCTGTCCGGCGGACCGCCCAGCAGGCGGAGCAACTCGGCCTGCCGCTGGTCACGGTGGTGGACACGGCCGGGGCGGAGCTCTCCGCGCAGGCCGAACTCGACGGTGTGGCGGTGGAGATCGCGCACTGTCTGACCACCCTGCTCGCGTTGCGCACCCCGGTGCTCGCCGTGCTGCTCGGCCAGGGCTCCGGCGGTGGGGCACTCGCCCTGCTCCCCGCCGACCGGGTGATCGCGGCCCGGCACGCCTGGCTGGCGCCGCTCCCGCCGGAGGGCGCCTCGGCGATCGTGCACCGGGACGGCGACCACGCCGCCGAGCTGGCCCGGGCCCAGGGCATCGGCGCGTACGACCTGGCGGCGGTCGGCCTGGTCGACCTGGTGATTCCCGAACTCCCGGACGCGGCCGAGGAGTCGGAGGCGTTCTGCGTGCGCGTCGGCCACGCCGTCGGGGCCGCGCTCACCGAGCTGGCCGCCGTCCCCCCGACGGACCGGGCGGCCGAACGCCGGCTGCGCCACCGGCGGCTCGGCGACACCGTCCGCTGA
- a CDS encoding MBL fold metallo-hydrolase, translating to MTIARANMSTIAEDLYVWLPPKRGWGLANCGLLTSPRTAAWIDTPYDPTLAGEFLAESRKRLAAGVTVDRVIVTHANGDHLWGAGVLPDAEVIATKEALEHIHYEPTPQQQHALVKGADPASSLGWYLAEHFGQFDWSSTEPVHPTLMFQGELELRVGDHPVHVIGLPPAHTEGDLIVHLPRQKAVFSGDIIFASTEEFPGDHPVHWAGPLQNVIDACGRVLDTGAEIVIPGHGPVLDRAGVQRHIAHLAHVQERAHALHAAGIPALDAARRVIAEGRHPELGLPERLVVTIGSEYRHLDGSEQPAVLDVMSQVATVARELEPARIPGRRTADGRPVLPG from the coding sequence ATGACGATCGCGCGTGCGAACATGAGCACGATTGCTGAAGACCTGTACGTATGGCTTCCGCCGAAGCGGGGCTGGGGCCTGGCCAACTGCGGCCTGTTGACCTCGCCGCGCACCGCGGCCTGGATCGACACCCCCTACGACCCCACGCTGGCGGGGGAGTTCCTGGCCGAGAGCCGCAAGCGGCTGGCCGCCGGGGTGACGGTCGACCGCGTGATCGTCACCCACGCGAACGGGGACCACCTCTGGGGCGCGGGCGTGCTGCCGGACGCCGAGGTGATCGCCACCAAGGAAGCCCTGGAGCACATCCACTACGAGCCCACCCCGCAGCAGCAGCACGCGCTGGTCAAGGGCGCCGACCCGGCCTCGTCGCTCGGCTGGTACCTCGCCGAGCACTTCGGGCAGTTCGACTGGTCGAGCACCGAGCCGGTGCACCCGACCCTGATGTTCCAGGGCGAACTCGAACTGCGGGTCGGGGACCACCCCGTGCATGTGATCGGCCTGCCGCCGGCGCACACCGAGGGAGACCTCATCGTGCACCTGCCCCGGCAGAAGGCGGTCTTCTCCGGCGACATCATCTTCGCCTCCACCGAGGAGTTCCCCGGCGACCACCCGGTGCACTGGGCCGGACCGCTGCAGAACGTGATCGACGCCTGCGGGCGGGTGCTGGACACCGGGGCCGAGATCGTCATACCCGGCCACGGTCCGGTGCTCGACCGGGCCGGGGTCCAGCGGCACATCGCCCACCTCGCGCACGTCCAGGAGCGGGCGCACGCCCTGCACGCGGCCGGGATCCCCGCGCTGGACGCCGCCCGGCGGGTGATCGCCGAGGGACGTCACCCCGAACTCGGGCTGCCCGAACGCCTGGTGGTCACCATCGGCTCCGAGTACCGGCACCTGGACGGCTCCGAGCAGCCGGCCGTCCTCGACGTGATGAGCCAGGTCGCCACCGTGGCGCGGGAGCTGGAGCCGGCCAGGATCCCCGGCCGGCGGACCGCCGACGGCCGGCCGGTGCTGCCGGGCTGA
- a CDS encoding DUF742 domain-containing protein: protein MTAVPPRRRLVPAYLATGGRSRPSRAAFDRLTLLHSASPDPPQGLEAEHRRLWELLRPGALTLVEAAAHLRLPVSATNFLAADLVDAGGLQARSPIPRAQQIDRTLVERLLDGLRSLR, encoded by the coding sequence ATGACCGCCGTCCCCCCGCGCCGCCGCCTGGTGCCCGCCTACCTGGCCACCGGAGGCCGCAGCCGGCCCAGCCGTGCCGCCTTCGACCGGCTGACCCTCCTGCACTCCGCCAGTCCGGACCCGCCGCAGGGCCTGGAGGCCGAACACCGGCGCCTGTGGGAGCTGTTGCGCCCCGGCGCGCTGACCCTGGTGGAGGCGGCGGCGCACCTGCGCCTGCCGGTCAGCGCCACCAACTTCCTCGCGGCCGATCTGGTCGACGCGGGCGGCCTGCAGGCCCGCAGTCCGATCCCGCGCGCCCAGCAGATCGACCGCACCCTCGTCGAGAGGCTCCTCGATGGACTCCGCAGCCTCCGGTAG